The genomic stretch GAGGGCGTCGACGGCCGCGGCCACCTGGCGGCGCGCCGGGGGCAGCCAGGCCGTCAGCTCCGGGGAGTCCGCGTACTCCGAGTCCAGCAGGAACAGGCCCCGGGTGGGCACGGTGGCTCCCAGCTCCACTAGCACCGGCTTGAGCAGCAGGTCCGCCGCCAGCCCGTGCCGCCAGTGCGCGCCGAGCATCAGCGGCACCGCCGTCACGCCGGTGAGGGCACCGTGGTCGAGGCCGTCGAGGAAGAGCTTGAGCAGCCCGGTGTAGGACGCCTTGAAGGTGGGGCTCGCGACCACCAGCAGGCTCGCTCCGGTGACCGCGGCGGCGGCCTCGGCCACGCCCGGGTCGCCGGGGGTGAGCAGCGCGGGGCCGAGCTCGGAGAGCTCGACGACGTGGTCGGGGCGGCCGCCCGTCAGCTCCTCCGCGACGCCGAGGGCGGCCTTCAGGGTGCGGGAACCGGACCGGGGGTTGCCGGAGAGGACGACGACGCTCATGGAGGCTCCTTCGAGGGCGGCGGGACCGGCACGGCGGTGTCCGTGCGGGGCCGTTGTCGATTCGTGCGGGTTCCTACGACAGGCGTGCGGAGCGTGAAGACAGTGCGGGGGGTGCGGGGAGTGCGGGGAGTTGCGGGGCGGCGCCGGGGCAGGCGGGGAGCGGCGAGGGAGCCGATCGGAGACCGGTTCCGGCATGGGTGAGAGGGCGGACGCTGCCGGGAGGGCGGGCGCCGCCGGCGGGTGCCCGGGATTCGAGCGCGCCCGCGAGGGGCCGGGGCTTCGGTGGCCGGTGCGGGACGGGTGGGTCAGGCGCCCGGACACAGGGCGCTGGCGACCCTGCGGAGGTCGACGTGCCTCCGGCGGAAGGTGCCGAGCCCTTGATCCTCTCGACGCACTCCGGACCCCGCCTTCCCCTCGCGTCCCCCGCGACCGCTCCGGTCGCTCCGCCCGTCGGCTCGGTCGCCCCGTCCGCCGGAGCGGGGGCTGAGCGGCCTGGGCGCCGCCCCCGCCGCCTCGCATCACGCTAAACCGCGGCGGCGTCCGGCACAATCCCCGCCCGCCGGGACGGCAATCCGGCGGAAGTCCGCTCGGGGTCCGCTCGGAGTCCGCTCGGAGTCCGGTCGGAGTCCGAGCGGAACTCCGGCAGGAGTCCGACGGTCCCGGCCCGGGGGGTGTCCGGCGGGCGCGCCGGACACATATCTGACGTCATGTCAGATCCGGAGGAGGAAGAGCGGTTGGAAGACGCGCCGGCGGTCACCGCGCCGGCGCGCGTTTGACCGGGCTCCGCGTCGCCGGTTACCTTGCGCGGCATGCAGCGGACCACACACCTGACGACGCGGGGTCACATCGACCTCAAGCGCGTGTGCTCCGCAGCGTGTCGCCGGGGCTGAGCGCGGCCGCTCCGTGACGGAGCGCCCCACGGAGGCACCGCCGCCGGCCCGGAGCCGGCCGACCGATCCCGAGGCCCTGCGCGGTCCGCGACCGCGCCGAGCGGGAAGCCCCCGACGCCCTCGGCCCGCGAACTCCGCGACACCCCGCCATGCCCCCACATGCCCCGCCATGCCCGGCCGCATCCGGCGGCACCCGGCCGTACCCGCGACTCCTCACCGCTCCTCACCACCACCACTCCTCGCGACACTCCTCCGTACCCTGACAGGAAGTCCATGTCGACCACCGCCGTTCCTGACGTGCCGGAGACGACGCCGGCCCCGCAGTCGATGGCGAAGCTGCGTGCGGCCCATCCAATGCGTCGGCGCCCCTTCTTCGCGCTGTCCGCGGACGCGGCGCTGGCCGCGTCCGGACAGGCCCGAGGGCCGGCCGGCGCGGACCGCGACGCGCGGGACCTGCCGTCGGGGGCGCCCGCCGGCGGCACCGGGCTCGCCATCGCGATCCACGCCGTCCAGTGCATGCTGCGCGAGTCCGGGCTCGACGCCCAGTTGCCCTTCGCCCTTTCGAGCTGGCCCGGCCTCGGCGCGGGGCGCCACGTCATCGAGGGCTTCCGCACGCACGCGGTGGACCTGGCGGGCAGTTCCGGCATCGTGCCGATCCAGGCCCGGGACGTCGGAGTCGGCGCCCGGATCGTCTCCGTGCGGACGCACTCCAGGCCCGGCTTCGTCCTCGCCACCGCCCCCGGCGGCTCCATCGCCTCGGCGGCCGGGTTCCGGGGCGGGCGGATCGGCATCCCCGAAGAAGAGGCCCAAGGCGTGGCCGTGCTGCGGGCGTTGCGGGAGGCGGGGCTGGAGAGTGCCGACGTCACCCTCGTCCCGCTGCCCGGCGACCAGCTCCTCGGCGCGCTCCAGACCGGGCGGGTGGACGTCGCCCCGCTCGGCGAGCCGGCGCTCACCGCGTACCTGGCCCGGCACGGCGGCGACGGCGCGCGGAGGGTGACGACCGGCGTGGTGGACGAGCTGTCGGTCCTCTGGGCACCGGCGGAGGTGCTGGAGGACGACGCCAAGGCCGAGGCCGTCCGCGCCTTCCTGCCGCTGTACGCGCGGGGCGTCGTCTGGGCCTGGGAGCACCCGGAGCAGTGGGTCCGCTCCTACTACGCCGAGGAGCAGGGCCTGTCCACGGCCGACGGGCACCGGATCGTCGCGGCGGGTGGCGCCCCCGCCTTCCCGGTCGCCTGGGACCGGGCCGTCGCCTGGCAGCAGGAGACCGCCGATCTGATGCGCCAGAGCGGGTTCGTCGGGGAGGTCGACGCGGCGCAGCTCTTCGACCGGCGCTTCGAGGGCGTCACCGCCCAGGCCGTCCCGGCCCGGTACCGGACGACGTCATGACCTGGGCGCCCCCCAGGACCGCGCGCGGGTCCGGCGCGTCCGGTCGGTCCGGCCGATCCGGCGCCTCCAGTGGGTCCGGCGCGCCCGGTACGGTCCCGTAGCCGGTGTGCGGGACCGGGCGGGGAGCGGAGCCGGCCGGCTGGGCATAATGACCCGGTGCGAATCTCGGCCAGGGCGGACTACGCGGTGCGGGCGGCGCTGCAACTGGCAGCGGCCGCTCCGACCGGACCGTTGACGGCCGAGGCGATCGCCTCGGCGCAGGCGATCCCGCACAAGTTCCTGGAGGGCATCCTCAACGACATGCGGCGCGGCGGGATCGTCCTCAGCCAGCGCGGGCTCAACGGCGGCTACCGGCTGGCCCGCGCGCCCGAGGCGATCTCCATCGCCGACGTCGTGCGCGTGGTCGACGGCCCTCTGGTGTCGGTGCAGGGGCTGCGCCCGCCCGAACTCTCCTACGACGGCCCCGCCGCCTCGCTGCTCACGCTCTGGGTCGCGCTGCGGGCCAACGTCCGGGAGATCCTGGAGGGCGTGTCCCTCGCGGACGTGGTCTCCGGGAGCCTGCCGGAGGCGGTCGC from Actinacidiphila yeochonensis CN732 encodes the following:
- a CDS encoding NADPH-dependent FMN reductase; its protein translation is MSVVVLSGNPRSGSRTLKAALGVAEELTGGRPDHVVELSELGPALLTPGDPGVAEAAAAVTGASLLVVASPTFKASYTGLLKLFLDGLDHGALTGVTAVPLMLGAHWRHGLAADLLLKPVLVELGATVPTRGLFLLDSEYADSPELTAWLPPARRQVAAAVDALAERTAP
- a CDS encoding putative leader peptide, producing MRREDQGLGTFRRRHVDLRRVASALCPGA
- a CDS encoding ABC transporter substrate-binding protein codes for the protein MSTTAVPDVPETTPAPQSMAKLRAAHPMRRRPFFALSADAALAASGQARGPAGADRDARDLPSGAPAGGTGLAIAIHAVQCMLRESGLDAQLPFALSSWPGLGAGRHVIEGFRTHAVDLAGSSGIVPIQARDVGVGARIVSVRTHSRPGFVLATAPGGSIASAAGFRGGRIGIPEEEAQGVAVLRALREAGLESADVTLVPLPGDQLLGALQTGRVDVAPLGEPALTAYLARHGGDGARRVTTGVVDELSVLWAPAEVLEDDAKAEAVRAFLPLYARGVVWAWEHPEQWVRSYYAEEQGLSTADGHRIVAAGGAPAFPVAWDRAVAWQQETADLMRQSGFVGEVDAAQLFDRRFEGVTAQAVPARYRTTS
- a CDS encoding RrF2 family transcriptional regulator → MRISARADYAVRAALQLAAAAPTGPLTAEAIASAQAIPHKFLEGILNDMRRGGIVLSQRGLNGGYRLARAPEAISIADVVRVVDGPLVSVQGLRPPELSYDGPAASLLTLWVALRANVREILEGVSLADVVSGSLPEAVAALAADPAAWSNP